The Halichondria panicea chromosome 6, odHalPani1.1, whole genome shotgun sequence genomic sequence aaatgttcgtggttgcGACAATCGCCGATCTGGCAGTAAAAGAAGCGGAAAAGCCTCCACCTCCGCGTGCcaccccgcccactccacaggAGGACAGCCCGCCCCCTCGTATGGGGGTGATTCCCCTCGGCTTTGGACCAGCCGTTCCCGACCAACCGGATGGAGAGAGGCGCTTCCGTTTGATTGGTCTATTGAATCCCGATGGAACATTGCATATTTTACGAGTACCGGAAGAGGAGTTTCAATATCTTAGGGCCCCAGCAGACTAATTAGCGTTATGTGAATGTACTtgtgaactacatgtatataataattatgagtattcTGTTCAAGAatttagctgtgtgtgtgtatgtataaacATGTTATTTTTCATGTTGTTTGCACAGTCgtcattaatattttgttaTTAATTAAAATGCACCTCTGCCCCGAAGCAGCCATTGTGATCAAATTCTGCAGATCCACCCCCTTTCTATGGTTCGTAACACGCCGACCGTTTCATATTTTAAAGACAGAATAATcactattattatgataataattatgctagacTAGCCAATTAGCGTTAATTGCAATGGTAtctcataccccccccccccatctcAAATATATACCCGAAGCATTTGAACACTAAAAGCtagctgcaaacaaagcaCTGCATGTCAGTCGTCACTAGCCTGTtttaccataatattatagttagaGAACAGGCATTTTTAGATGTCTGATAATaccccctgcatgcatgtacatgtaccctatGATTTAttcatgaacatgcatgcagtcacatgtGTAATGGAATTCCCCTTACACACAATAGAGGGTGTGTCTGGCATGTCTGTGGTGAGGGTATTCATATCATTCCAAGAATACCAGCTAGTCAGTGAACCAATTCtctgcagtctacacacatcTCTGAGTTCCTAGCAGAAACTATAATATGGGACAGTTCCTGTCTGCTGAGTAAGTGATGGTCTTACAGCCTAACATTTTTATTGCTTTTAAACAGGAAACAGGCCGAGGAGTTACAGGTTGCTGCTAGGACTGGTGATGTCAGGAAAGTGAAGTCCCTGCTGGAACGTGGGGCCAACCCCAACCACCACAAGTACTATCCATTACACACTGCTTGTAGGAAGGGTGACCTGGAGATAGTGAAGGCACTTGTTGAGGCTGGAGCAGACACTGAGAGATGGGATGGTTTGGGCGAGTCTCCAGTTCATTGTGCAGCCATAAGGGGTCGTAAGGAGGTGTTGGTTTACTTGATCAGGGATTGCAAGTGCAACGCTGGTGAGTAGTTTTTCATTCACTAGCGGTTGCTACATAATTCCCCCGGCCAACCCTATaatagcaatttttcacattgcaaatattTTTGTGGGACTTTAATATCAGTTTAATTTGTAACGAATACGGAATACACGCATGGCTTGGGCTTCTTAATTTTGAATGAGTTGGTTATGTACACGAACTATGCGTTCGAGGCCTTGAGGGCCTGGCTTAGGGATGGACATTTAGTTCCTTACAAATGCACCAGTCCTGTAATATTTAAAATATTAGTGATACCAACATTCACTTGTGTATAGATACCAGGGACAAGAACAACAATACTCCACTCCACTATGCATGCTATTGGGGTCACCTAGAtgtggtgcagtacttggtGGAGGAGGCCCACTGTGACATCAGTGAGTGTATCATAATTTTGTCTGTCCCTGTGTACACATTTGTTGTTATGAACACTTTCAGATGTACGTAACAACAACAACCAGACTGTACTTCATGCAGCCTGCCGTCCCTACCTACCTATAATTGGTGAGTCGAAGTAATTAGAGATTATAGTAACTACATAGCCCTAAAAGTACTTGTTTGTAACAAACCAGAAATAaaagtatatgcatgtaatagATATAGCATGGGAGACCGAGTGTTTTATGGAATATACAGGTACAAGCATAAGGGTGAAGCTCCGAGGGCGAGTTGCTTGCATATTTCAATAAAACACGAGGATTCTCatgttataatattatgcaggaCGACCCCTTACCAAAACGTGTAATAAGAACACGGAAGgaactgtatgacttttattacatcCTTGTAacctatataaaattataagatCCTtacaatacagtgcatgtattattataaccaACTGCATTCCCGTTCTATATTATTGCAATCCCAACTTTAGATTTATTTTGGTCTGAAGGAGGTTCCGATCAGCTTGCAGTGGTGAAGTACTTGGTTGAGAAGGCTAACTGTGACATCAGTGAGTTTATTTAAATGTAATGTGTATACAATCTCTTGATCAttaacatgcacatgcagatgCAACTGATAAGCGAGGCAGGACACCCCTTGACATAGCTAAAGGGAGGAGTGATTACGAGGGCATTGTTGACTACCTCAAGACTCGACAAGAATCATCTAGACAACCAGGCAAGTTATGAAAACATTTCACCGGCATCCTAAATAATTGACATAGCTATACATTATAAAGAAATTAGTGATGTGCATAATGTTATGTTTACACGACTCAACAACTGTTACTCATGGCAACCAGGCACGACGTTATGAACGTATTTAACCGAAATTGTTAtcacgaggaattcctagtaaatTGTTATCTGAGTACATTTTCCTCAATGAAGTAAAAAATGTCATGCCAGCAAAGGCTTCGCCATGCATTcagtaattataactatactttaccatagctatatataatttatagtcagTCACATTTACTTCCTTGTACATTCATGCAGGAAAAGATGGTGTTGGGAGTCAAACAGCTGTTCCACTCACACAAGACGAGGCTGATGCTCTGCAGAAGCTTCTCGAGGGAGCACAAGTCACCATTGGTCATCCCATTGTTGCTGGCACAACAACTCTGGAGGATGTTCAGCAGCTGCTTACTCAGAGAGGACTGGAGATTATGGCCGGCAACCTCAGGACAAGACTCAGACAAAGTAAAATTTAGATATAAACACGATTTAGCACTTTTTTAACAGTCATAAAAACGCAGCCTCTAACTCTGCTTTGCCATCCCAGTGCAGTATTAAAATACGCGATTTTGGCTAACTATATAGGTGTTCTGTCACATGATCTCTATAGCCTCATGTACAGCCTGTCATTTGTACAGCGTGACCAGTTTTTTACCTGGCTACATTTGATTCCGTTCATAAAAGTAACTTAAAGCACTTTACTGAATTAAGTAGCACGCATCTCTTGACTCCTTTTTTCAATAATTCATGAACAAAGTATACCTTAATTTTTCATATGATCATAGTAACTTAATCTCTACTAatttctccataattatagttatgactGAGCAACGAAGAAACCTCGAGATACTCAACAATCTAATGACAGATGAAGACACTATAGATGTTTGCTATCCAAGGCTATTTCTTGTTGGGCCGCCATCTGTTGGCAAGACGACCACACTCAATCGACTACTGGGGGAGTTTGAGAACATTGACTCTGCGGGACATAAAGCCAAGCTTAGAAGCACACTGCTTGCTAACTGCAAACAAATACTTGCCTTCGTTAATGAAAACACAGCAAAATGGTTGTCATCCAAAGATGTTGACGAAGAAACAAAGCTCTTGTTTGGCTACTTGCGTGAGTCTGAAACCACTCCTAACAAAAAGATAAGCATCGCAACCTCACCTGATTCTCCTGTATTAATACGCATGCTAAGAACTCTGTTTAAATATACTTCACAATTATTTTCTGAAGAAAGCAGATCACCACTACACCAAGCCACAGCTGCTCAGCGTACAACAATGAGTCATCAAAGAAGCAAACTATTACCGATAAAATCAGAATTACAACAGCTAATAAAAAATGCGGATTATTCCAAAATGGCCGATTTCCTTGGCGATATTTTACTGAACATACACGATATCGGAGGTCAGCCAGGCTTCTTGGAAATGCTACCAGCCCTGAGCACTGGTCCGGCCATGTATCTAGTGTTCTTAGATCTCAGTAAGGAACTTGACAAGCTGTACAAAATACCTTTCAGTCGAGATGGTATGGAAATTATTCCCTTCAATTCTGTTCACACTACAGAAGCCACAATCTCTCAAATCCTCACCTCTATTGCCAGTGTCCATTGCATCTCAAGAGATCCCACTCCTCTTATTGATATTGGCAGAGCTAGTGATGCTCTTAACGATAGAATTAAAACATTTAAACAAGTTAAACCGGTAGCAGCCTTGATAGGCACACACAAAGACAAGCTGACCGACCCCGAGAGACAAATCATCGAGAAAAATGAGGCACTTAAAAAAATTATCAAAAAATTCCCTGAAATTATTATTTCTCCAGGATCACAAGAGCAGAATATTGAGCACAGCGAACCTCTAGACGGAGCCCGTACACAATCAGATTCAAAATCTTGTTTCTTCTCAGTTGATAACCTCAATGGAACTGAAGTGTCTGACATCGGCCCCGTTCGTAATTTCTTAAGTCGAATAATTTTGTCTCGTTTCAAAAATGCTTCTCTTCCAATTCGACCGAAATGGCTTATCTTTGGGTTGCTTCTTCGAAAACAATTTCAAATAGCTACAATTGAAGATTGCTTTGAATTAGGAGAAATGCTAGAAATGCAGAAAGAAGAAGTAAAAGTGTGTCTCTGGTATCTTCACAACTGTGTTGGTACGATCCTCCATTACACCAACGTACCTGGTGATGACGTACCTGATGTTGACAGTTGGctcaaaggtcatgtgatctgCACTCTTCAAGCTATCTTTGATAGCATCAGCCAGTTTATTCTCCTTTCTATGCGAACGCTTCACTCAGGAGGTCCAGTTACCGACTACGAGCAAGCCGAGTTGGTTAAGAAGGGACAGTTTTCGATCAAATCCATTGAAATGTGTTGCAGAAACGTGGAAATGTCTGAACTTATTCCCGCAAAGGATCTCATTAAGTTATTGGAGCACGTCAAACTTCTGTCTCCGATATCTCATAAGGATGAAACATCAGCGGAAGTTGTTCGCACTACCTACTTAATGCCAGCTGTTTTGGAATGTGCTTCACAAGAGGAGCTGGCGAACCCACCTCCACCAGACACCAACAACCCAGAACCACTCCACATCACATTCAGCTTTGGTTACGTACCAACAGGAGTCTTCTGTGGGCTCATCACTCGACTAGTTTCCCAAGGCCCTCATGGAATACTCGGATTGACGTGGAAATTAGTGGAAGATGGCGTCAAGAGAAACTGCGTCTCTTTTCTGATTGCGAATTCAAATAAGATAACGTTAATATCGCATGAAAGGAGTTACGAAATACGAGTTACTCGAAATCACACCCGTCTCTCCCTGCACGACCTTTGCACCTATGTTCTCTCGGTAGTTCTCTACACTCTCACGAGCATGTACGAGCAGCTAGTCCCACAAGTGGCGTTCCAGTGCCCATGTCCTGGTCACAGCTCAAGCAGGGATAGAAATTCCTTGTGTATTCTGACAGAAGATGTATGGATTCAGTTTCTGTGTGGCAGTAATCCCGTTACCTTGAGGAAGGAGCAGACAGTTTGGCTTggaaaggtgtgtgtacagttagcGTACGTAGAATTATGTTCATGTGTTCTTGCGGTGCTATTTGCAGTGGGTCAATCTTATAATTAGTCACGATAATGTTTCCATTCATTCTACAGACCAAGAAGGTTGGTGAGGAAGCTGAACTAGAGGTGCTAAAGTTTACTGAGGATGGCTTCTCCTTCCACTGGACCAAAGAGGGCTCCAGACGTCAGATAAAGACAACTGATGATCGGCCCAACACTCTGAGCTTCCCGAGTGTGAAAGAGGAGGACTTTGGTCACTACCAGTGTGAGGTGAAGGATGCAGCTGCTGGGAAAGTGCTCCTCACTGTCTACAGAGCTCTCTACAAAGAGAAGACAAGTCAGTTAACTGAGTATGATTAAGGATGTACTTACTTTTAACATCACATTTACTTTAGATGAAATCTCTACTAAAAGGAATGAAGAGCCAAAAAGCTATGACACTACCAGTACATCTATTGTAAAGATGCCATCATCAGGTTTGATTGTTTCTACGAACTGTTCGACAAACACTGTTGTTCACTGATCACTCCTATATAGATGAGGGGTCCCTGTCATCAGAAAGGCTCAAACCCTCAGCAGATCCAGTCCAGAGAGTAGAAACTCCATCAGCTGGTGAAGACAGTCAAGTCCGTACTAGAAGAGGTAAATTCACTGCTAaataactattattatgatattatgtATTTTCATCAATGTTAATTCATTTCCTCTCTAATTATAGGATCACCCGCTAATCGAGTCACT encodes the following:
- the LOC135337436 gene encoding uncharacterized protein LOC135337436, with protein sequence MGQEQSAEKQAEELQVAARTGDVRKVKSLLERGANPNHHKYYPLHTACRKGDLEIVKALVEAGADTERWDGLGESPVHCAAIRGRKEVLVYLIRDCKCNADTRDKNNNTPLHYACYWGHLDVVQYLVEEAHCDINVRNNNNQTVLHAACRPYLPIIDLFWSEGGSDQLAVVKYLVEKANCDINATDKRGRTPLDIAKGRSDYEGIVDYLKTRQESSRQPGKDGVGSQTAVPLTQDEADALQKLLEGAQVTIGHPIVAGTTTLEDVQQLLTQRGLEIMAGNLRTRLRQIMTEQRRNLEILNNLMTDEDTIDVCYPRLFLVGPPSVGKTTTLNRLLGEFENIDSAGHKAKLRSTLLANCKQILAFVNENTAKWLSSKDVDEETKLLFGYLRESETTPNKKISIATSPDSPVLIRMLRTLFKYTSQLFSEESRSPLHQATAAQRTTMSHQRSKLLPIKSELQQLIKNADYSKMADFLGDILLNIHDIGGQPGFLEMLPALSTGPAMYLVFLDLSKELDKLYKIPFSRDGMEIIPFNSVHTTEATISQILTSIASVHCISRDPTPLIDIGRASDALNDRIKTFKQVKPVAALIGTHKDKLTDPERQIIEKNEALKKIIKKFPEIIISPGSQEQNIEHSEPLDGARTQSDSKSCFFSVDNLNGTEVSDIGPVRNFLSRIILSRFKNASLPIRPKWLIFGLLLRKQFQIATIEDCFELGEMLEMQKEEVKVCLWYLHNCVGTILHYTNVPGDDVPDVDSWLKGHVICTLQAIFDSISQFILLSMRTLHSGGPVTDYEQAELVKKGQFSIKSIEMCCRNVEMSELIPAKDLIKLLEHVKLLSPISHKDETSAEVVRTTYLMPAVLECASQEELANPPPPDTNNPEPLHITFSFGYVPTGVFCGLITRLVSQGPHGILGLTWKLVEDGVKRNCVSFLIANSNKITLISHERSYEIRVTRNHTRLSLHDLCTYVLSVVLYTLTSMYEQLVPQVAFQCPCPGHSSSRDRNSLCILTEDVWIQFLCGSNPVTLRKEQTVWLGKTKKVGEEAELEVLKFTEDGFSFHWTKEGSRRQIKTTDDRPNTLSFPSVKEEDFGHYQCEVKDAAAGKVLLTVYRALYKEKTNEISTKRNEEPKSYDTTSTSIVKMPSSDEGSLSSERLKPSADPVQRVETPSAGEDSQVRTRRGSPANRVTLQGLINHYSLIDEQLNSEIKKADTPFIAEYFDNAELYSSAMGLTTAEEADVKESRGNQVAMMKCLQIWKERYPSQATYRALLDIVLRLGKGETADKICRQLTQHRTLD